Sequence from the Bremerella volcania genome:
CGTCACCGCGTTATGTCCCGGCCCGGTCGAAACGGATTTCTTCCAACGCGCCCACGCCAAGCACGTGGGCATGTTCAGAAAGGGCTCGACGGCCACCGCCCGCAGCGTAGCCGAGTTGGGCTACCGCGCGATGAAGAAGGGACGCCTGGTCGTGATCAACGAGTGGCGACTGTGGTTGCTACTCAACTGGATCACACCGTGGGTGCCGCGGCGGACGTTGTTGAAGATTTCGCGGTGGCTGTTGAGTTCTTGAAGTGGCCTATTCGCTAGGACTACACAAAACACGAGTCAAGTCACGCAACAGCACCTTTGGACGATATCCATCGAAATTTTTGGTATATTATTAGCACGCAACTCTTTGGCAGATTGTTGGGCCCCTCGTGACCAACGCGCCGGATCCGCTCACATCTACACTTGTGCCACTTGAGGATCCAGATGACTCCAACCGCGTTTTACCATCTCGACGATGCAGACGAACTTAACTCTATTCGCGGAACAGACGATACCTTTTCTAGTCTTCCGTTCATCAAGTCAAACAACAGCAACAAATCCCAACTTGAAGGGGCGATATCGGGAACGCGATTCGAAAGAAGTCGATCCTACCTTAACCTTCTTCATGGTATCGATTGGCTAATTGGACCAGAAGCCGAAATTGATATCCTAAATCTTAGTCTCGGCTTGAAATCTCGTGATTTTAACGAACACGAACCATTACAAATTGCAACTCGATACGCATACCAATCCAACAAAGTTGTAGTCACCGCCGCTGGTAACGACGGCCCATGCGAGAACACGCTCCAAAGTTTGGCCCGTGCTCGTTGGGTAATCTCAGTAGGAGCAACGGACTGCGATCGCAATCTGCTTGACCTCTCAAGTCGCGGTGTCGCCAACAAAATGTCCCCGACACTGGTTACCAATGGAGTACCCAATCCAGAGGATTATCAACACCCAAACATGCCCGAAACAGCAAGAAAATTCGGGCCCTCTACAAGCTTAGCGTGCGCAAGAATGAGCAGAATTGCCGCCTTTACGATGAGCATGATGCGTTTCTTGTTTGCTTGCATGGCAGAAGTACAACAAGCACATGTCTTAGGCATATTCGCTCCTCCAATTCGCTTTGTTGTAATTGGTTTTGCTGATACTGGCATATTTCCAGGATATCAAGACCTCTGGAACCCAACTGTTCGGTCATTCATGGCAAACGGAAATACGAGCTATCAGGTCTCCTGTGACCACAACACCATCAAATCTCTCTACGATATATTCTCTTTCTTGTTGGAAGAAAAACTAGCGATTGAACTGAGCACGTCTCCAGAAGCCGTTCGCACCTTCCTCAATGTCATGGCGATACCATTAGAGAACCGCAAATGCCATGAAGTTGGTTCGGGATATCTCGACCTTGATGTCGCAATTGACTTTTGGACAAATATTACCCCTGTTAAACTATTAAAAATATTGCTTCCTCGAAAACACCACGGCAAACTCGTATACCACTTTCAGGACAGCGGTCCGATTTTTCGCGATAGCTTTGTGATCTATCTTTCAGACATGGCTTCCCGCGGACCAACTCACGGCGATTGCGCCATGATGGGTTATCTGCGACACTGAGGCAATGGCGGTCAGGCGATTTTGTGACGGAGGTTGTCGCGGCCTGATCCGGTGTTCTCAGGTGCCTTTCTCATGTCGTCACGTTCGCCTGTTTCCCTTCAAGAGTGCTTTGCCGATCTGACCGATCCGCGGACTCGCAAGGTGACTTATCCGTTAACGAATATCGTGACCATCGCGCTGTGTGCGGTGATGAGTGGGGCGGATGATTTTGTGGCTATCGCCGACTGGGCCGAGATGAAGAAGGAGTGGCTGGGTAAGTTCCTTGATTTGAGTTCCGGCATCCCTTCGCACGATCGCTTTAATGCGATCTTGGCTTCGCTGAATCCGGCTGAGTTTGAGAAGTGTTTGCTGACTTGGATCACCGCCTTACACGAAATCACCGACGGGCA
This genomic interval carries:
- a CDS encoding S8 family serine peptidase, giving the protein MTPTAFYHLDDADELNSIRGTDDTFSSLPFIKSNNSNKSQLEGAISGTRFERSRSYLNLLHGIDWLIGPEAEIDILNLSLGLKSRDFNEHEPLQIATRYAYQSNKVVVTAAGNDGPCENTLQSLARARWVISVGATDCDRNLLDLSSRGVANKMSPTLVTNGVPNPEDYQHPNMPETARKFGPSTSLACARMSRIAAFTMSMMRFLFACMAEVQQAHVLGIFAPPIRFVVIGFADTGIFPGYQDLWNPTVRSFMANGNTSYQVSCDHNTIKSLYDIFSFLLEEKLAIELSTSPEAVRTFLNVMAIPLENRKCHEVGSGYLDLDVAIDFWTNITPVKLLKILLPRKHHGKLVYHFQDSGPIFRDSFVIYLSDMASRGPTHGDCAMMGYLRH